One part of the Nymphaea colorata isolate Beijing-Zhang1983 unplaced genomic scaffold, ASM883128v2 scaffold0128, whole genome shotgun sequence genome encodes these proteins:
- the LOC116268127 gene encoding serine/threonine protein kinase OSK3: MGVVHRDLKPENVLLDYKFNVKLIDFGLSNIFAKGETLSTACGSPCYAAPEMLTGQPYDPLKVDLWSAGVVLYAMCFGYLPFDNPDSSELYRIIREGVYEVPSHASEALTDLLSKIL, translated from the coding sequence ATGGGAGTGGTCCACAGGGACCTGAAGCCTGAGAACGTGCTGTTGGATTATAAGTTCAACGTGAAGTTGATCGATTTCGGCCTCAGCAATATCTTCGCGAAGGGAGAGACCCTGAGCACCGCCTGTGGCAGTCCCTGCTATGCTGCTCCCGAGATGCTCACTGGGCAGCCGTACGACCCGCTTAAGGTGGATCTTTGGAGCGCTGGAGTGGTCCTCTACGCTATGTGCTTCGGCTATCTTCCCTTTGACAATCCTGATTCCTCTGAATTGTACCGAATCATCAGGGAAGGAGTGTACGAAGTCCCGTCGCATGCCAGCGAGGCACTCACGGATCTCTTGAGCAAGATTCTCTAG
- the LOC116268126 gene encoding SNF1-related protein kinase catalytic subunit alpha KIN10 translates to MSDGSGKGTRGEAEGRIGDYLVGRTIGEGTFNKVKIARHLHSQEQVAIKLIDKSKIVSPADRQRLAKELKILRKVRHPNIIQLLEILEDSRYYYLVTEYASRGELFDHIVSREKLSEF, encoded by the coding sequence ATGTCCGATGGGAGTGGAAAGGGGACTCGCGGGGAGGCGGAGGGACGCATAGGGGACTACTTGGTGGGTCGCACCATCGGCGAGGGTACTTTCAACAAGGTGAAAATCGCCCGCCACCTCCACTCGCAGGAACAAGTCGCCATCAAACTCATCGACAAGTCCAAGATAGTCTCTCCCGCCGACCGGCAGAGGCTGGCCAAGGAGCTCAAGATCCTCAGGAAGGTCCGCCATCCCAACATCATACAATTGCTGGAGATCTTGGAAGACAGTCGGTACTATTACCTGGTCACCGAGTACGCATCGAGAGGGGAATTGTTCGATCACATAGTTTCAAGAGAAAAATTATCGGAGTTTTAG